In one window of Arcobacter sp. CECT 8983 DNA:
- the acpS gene encoding holo-ACP synthase, with protein MIGIDIVSIDRIKNMYEKFGRKAYERFLKDEEIELIKRFETAAGFWAAKEAASKAIGTGIGKECSFHDIKIKKSKKGAPKLKYSKALRKKYNIKKTSLSITHDKGVAIAAVYNLIK; from the coding sequence ATGATAGGAATAGATATAGTTTCAATTGATAGAATCAAAAATATGTATGAAAAGTTTGGGCGAAAAGCTTATGAAAGATTTCTAAAGGATGAAGAAATTGAATTAATAAAAAGATTTGAAACAGCAGCTGGTTTTTGGGCTGCAAAAGAAGCAGCAAGTAAAGCAATAGGTACAGGCATTGGGAAAGAGTGTTCCTTTCATGATATAAAAATTAAAAAAAGCAAAAAAGGAGCACCTAAATTAAAGTACTCTAAGGCATTGAGAAAAAAATATAATATTAAAAAAACATCCCTTTCAATAACACATGATAAAGGTGTTGCAATAGCAGCAGTATATAATTTAATTAAATAA
- the ruvX gene encoding Holliday junction resolvase RuvX, with the protein MKLACIDIGLKRIGLAICLQGDIVTPLPAILRKNRNQASNDVLKTLNEWEIDTLIVGFPSASEDMQKRIKHFVNLLDFKKEVIFQEENMSSIEAEDLMKGDIKYKRDGRVDSLAAKIILERYLNKN; encoded by the coding sequence TTGAAGTTAGCTTGCATTGATATTGGACTTAAAAGAATAGGACTTGCAATTTGCCTGCAAGGTGATATTGTTACACCACTTCCTGCAATCTTAAGAAAAAATAGAAACCAAGCTTCTAATGATGTTTTAAAAACTTTAAATGAGTGGGAAATTGACACTTTAATAGTTGGATTTCCTAGTGCAAGTGAAGATATGCAAAAAAGAATAAAACATTTTGTAAATTTGCTTGATTTTAAAAAAGAAGTTATCTTTCAAGAAGAGAATATGAGCTCAATAGAAGCAGAAGATTTGATGAAAGGCGATATCAAATACAAAAGAGATGGTAGAGTTGATTCCCTTGCTGCAAAAATTATTTTAGAAAGATACCTTAATAAAAATTAA
- the serB gene encoding phosphoserine phosphatase SerB — MKLAVFDFDSTLMDGETIDFLAKPLGLEQKVASITEKAMAGELDFFESLVERVSLLKGLEYAKAVEICKDLPLMPGAFELISELKKQDYKVVCFSGGFRIGTGPAKEKLGIDADFSNILHEKDGILTGLVGGDMMFGFSKGDMIQRVQAMLGVSPESTLVAGDGANDVSMFPYAAKKVAFCAKDILKKEANIIVDEKDLTKILKYI; from the coding sequence ATGAAATTAGCTGTATTTGATTTCGATTCAACCTTAATGGATGGCGAGACCATAGACTTTTTAGCTAAACCTTTAGGTTTAGAACAAAAAGTTGCAAGTATTACTGAAAAAGCTATGGCAGGAGAGCTTGACTTTTTTGAATCTTTAGTTGAAAGAGTATCTTTACTAAAAGGTTTAGAATATGCAAAAGCTGTAGAAATTTGCAAAGATTTACCACTTATGCCAGGTGCTTTTGAGTTAATTTCTGAACTTAAAAAACAAGACTATAAAGTAGTTTGTTTCTCAGGAGGTTTTAGAATTGGAACAGGTCCAGCAAAAGAGAAACTAGGAATAGATGCAGACTTTTCTAATATTTTACATGAAAAAGATGGAATTTTAACTGGTCTTGTTGGTGGAGATATGATGTTTGGTTTTAGTAAAGGGGACATGATACAAAGAGTTCAAGCTATGCTTGGAGTATCACCAGAAAGTACTTTAGTAGCAGGCGATGGAGCAAATGATGTTTCAATGTTCCCTTATGCAGCAAAAAAAGTTGCATTTTGTGCTAAAGATATACTAAAAAAAGAGGCTAATATCATTGTTGATGAAAAAGATTTAACAAAAATATTAAAATATATCTAA
- a CDS encoding transaldolase produces MSLKEDINYSLWCDFIERDFLENKFQDIIKDEVIHGATSNPAIFESSITNSAAYDQQLQMLKANEAKTIYEELAVSDIRRAAELLYDLHLEDNNDGFISIEVDPTLCDDTKGTVEEGMRLNSLIGEDNVMIKVPATEAGYEAMKELTSAGIHVNATLIFSPEQAIKCAQALDAGIKASNKDIKAVISVFVSRLDRMCDNRMISKGLETAKLGIINATKCYHEVEKFENKNIRTLFASTGVKGDELRASYYIDTLIYPHSVNTAPLATIEDWLENGQKTPSKIISEEECNKYFKLLESKGIDVKEVYIKLLNDGLEAFKNSFADLLNKLSRKAD; encoded by the coding sequence ATGAGTTTAAAAGAAGATATTAATTACTCTTTATGGTGTGATTTTATAGAAAGAGATTTTTTAGAAAATAAATTTCAGGATATTATTAAAGATGAAGTAATTCATGGAGCAACTTCGAATCCAGCAATCTTTGAATCTTCTATTACAAATTCAGCAGCATATGATCAACAACTTCAAATGCTAAAAGCAAATGAAGCAAAAACTATTTATGAAGAGTTAGCAGTTTCTGATATTAGAAGGGCTGCTGAACTTTTATATGATTTACATTTAGAAGATAATAATGATGGGTTTATTTCAATTGAAGTTGATCCAACACTTTGTGATGATACAAAAGGTACTGTAGAAGAAGGAATGAGACTAAATTCTTTAATCGGTGAAGACAATGTTATGATTAAAGTACCAGCTACTGAAGCTGGTTATGAAGCAATGAAAGAGCTTACAAGTGCAGGTATTCATGTAAATGCAACATTGATTTTTTCTCCAGAACAAGCTATTAAATGTGCACAAGCACTTGATGCAGGAATTAAGGCTTCAAATAAAGATATTAAAGCTGTTATCTCTGTATTTGTTTCAAGACTTGATAGAATGTGCGATAATAGAATGATTTCAAAAGGTTTAGAAACAGCAAAACTTGGAATAATAAATGCAACTAAGTGTTACCATGAAGTTGAAAAGTTTGAAAATAAAAATATAAGAACACTTTTTGCAAGTACAGGAGTTAAGGGTGATGAGTTAAGAGCAAGTTATTATATTGATACTTTAATTTATCCTCACTCAGTAAATACAGCTCCATTAGCTACAATTGAAGATTGGTTAGAAAATGGTCAAAAAACACCTTCTAAGATAATAAGTGAAGAAGAGTGTAACAAATACTTTAAACTATTAGAATCAAAAGGTATTGATGTAAAAGAAGTATATATAAAGCTTTTAAATGATGGTTTAGAAGCATTTAAAAACTCTTTTGCAGATCTACTAAATAAACTATCAAGAAAAGCAGATTAA
- a CDS encoding class II 3-deoxy-7-phosphoheptulonate synthase produces MKAWSPNSWRDFPIKQQPTYKDLEKLKKVESELASYPPLIFAEEARNLKAQLANVVNGKSFLLQGGDCAESFNAFNANNIKDLFKVMMQMAIVLTFSGGCPVVKVGRIAGQFAKPRSADFEEVNGIALPSYRGDIVNNMGFNEKDRAPKAKKLLKAYNQSAATLNLLRAFARGGMADLNKVHSWNLDFVKDNTLGEMYENLANKISETLDFMQSCGITAENTAQLKETVLYTSHEALLLNYEEALTRKDSLTGDWYDCSAHMLWIGDRTRELDGAHLEYFRGIKNPIGCKVGPSMQEDELIKLIDALNPENEAGRLNLIVRMGNEKIADKFPNLLKRVKEEGKNVLWSSDPMHGNTIKTDNGYKTRDFESILGEVKQFFQIHKAEGTYAGGIHLEMTGQNVTECTGSSSSAITAEGLSSRYHTQCDPRLNADQALELSFMIAETLKEARA; encoded by the coding sequence ATGAAAGCTTGGAGTCCAAATAGCTGGAGAGATTTCCCTATTAAGCAACAACCAACATATAAAGATTTAGAAAAATTGAAAAAAGTTGAGAGTGAATTAGCTTCTTATCCTCCACTGATTTTTGCAGAGGAAGCAAGAAATCTAAAAGCACAACTAGCTAATGTAGTAAATGGAAAATCATTTTTATTACAAGGTGGAGACTGTGCTGAATCATTTAATGCTTTTAACGCAAATAATATAAAAGATTTATTTAAAGTAATGATGCAAATGGCGATTGTTTTAACTTTTTCAGGGGGATGCCCCGTTGTAAAAGTAGGAAGAATTGCAGGTCAATTTGCAAAGCCAAGATCTGCAGACTTTGAAGAAGTAAATGGAATTGCTTTACCTTCATATAGAGGTGATATTGTTAATAATATGGGCTTTAATGAAAAAGATAGAGCGCCAAAAGCAAAAAAACTATTAAAAGCATATAATCAAAGTGCTGCAACACTTAACCTTTTAAGAGCATTTGCAAGGGGTGGTATGGCTGATTTAAATAAAGTTCATTCGTGGAACCTTGATTTTGTAAAAGATAATACATTGGGTGAAATGTATGAAAACTTAGCAAATAAGATTTCTGAAACTTTAGATTTTATGCAATCATGTGGAATCACTGCTGAAAATACAGCTCAATTAAAAGAGACTGTTTTATATACTTCTCATGAAGCATTACTTCTAAATTATGAAGAAGCTCTTACAAGAAAAGATTCATTAACTGGTGATTGGTATGATTGTTCTGCTCATATGTTATGGATAGGTGATAGAACAAGAGAGCTTGATGGTGCACATTTGGAGTATTTTAGAGGTATCAAAAATCCTATTGGATGTAAAGTTGGTCCTTCAATGCAAGAAGATGAGTTAATTAAACTAATTGATGCATTAAACCCAGAAAATGAAGCAGGAAGATTAAATCTAATTGTTAGAATGGGTAACGAAAAAATTGCTGATAAATTCCCAAATTTACTTAAAAGAGTAAAAGAAGAAGGGAAAAATGTATTATGGTCATCTGATCCAATGCATGGTAATACTATTAAAACTGATAATGGATATAAAACAAGAGATTTTGAATCTATTTTAGGGGAAGTAAAACAATTCTTCCAAATTCACAAAGCTGAAGGAACTTATGCAGGTGGAATTCACTTAGAAATGACTGGACAAAATGTAACAGAATGTACAGGAAGTTCAAGTTCTGCTATTACAGCTGAAGGTCTATCTAGTAGATACCATACTCAATGTGATCCAAGACTAAATGCTGATCAAGCATTAGAATTATCATTTATGATTGCTGAAACTTTAAAGGAAGCAAGAGCTTAA
- a CDS encoding arsenate reductase family protein, with translation MIKVYGIKTCNSVRNALKFFKDNNIEVEFSDIRKDAPSAQSITTWAQKAGINIAFNSKGTKYRTLKLKELNLDDSGKLEWLIKEPMLLKRPVIEYNDDVMIGFNEELYKETFL, from the coding sequence ATGATAAAAGTTTATGGAATAAAAACTTGTAATTCAGTAAGAAATGCATTAAAGTTTTTTAAAGACAATAATATAGAAGTAGAGTTTTCTGATATAAGAAAAGATGCTCCTTCAGCTCAATCAATCACTACTTGGGCACAAAAAGCTGGAATAAATATTGCTTTTAACTCAAAAGGAACTAAATATAGAACTCTAAAATTAAAAGAATTAAATTTAGATGATTCTGGAAAACTTGAGTGGCTTATTAAAGAACCAATGCTTTTAAAAAGACCTGTTATTGAATACAATGATGATGTAATGATAGGTTTTAATGAAGAGCTTTATAAAGAGACCTTTTTATAG
- the gatC gene encoding Asp-tRNA(Asn)/Glu-tRNA(Gln) amidotransferase subunit GatC, which translates to MTVDDKLIEKLSKLSSLEIEDSRKENLKSELADIINFVENLNEIDVSNIEATFNTVEGGTPLREDEAKQDLELSNYILDNAPKSEDGYFIVPKIIE; encoded by the coding sequence ATGACTGTAGATGATAAATTAATTGAAAAATTATCAAAATTATCAAGCTTAGAAATTGAAGACTCTAGAAAAGAGAACCTAAAATCAGAACTAGCTGATATTATTAACTTTGTTGAAAATCTAAATGAAATTGACGTATCAAATATTGAAGCTACTTTCAACACTGTAGAAGGTGGAACTCCTTTAAGAGAAGATGAAGCAAAGCAAGATTTAGAACTATCTAATTATATTTTAGATAATGCTCCCAAAAGTGAAGATGGATACTTTATAGTACCTAAAATCATTGAATAA
- the tgt gene encoding tRNA guanosine(34) transglycosylase Tgt: MEFKIDATSHHKARACTIKTAHSEIKTPVFMPVGTQATVKALDANDLLSMGAKIILGNTYHLYLRPGSKLVKKFGGLHGFSKFPNSFLTDSGGFQAFSLSDNSKPDENGITFKSHIDGSKHYFTPQSVLDTQYDLGSDIMMILDDLVALPNTKERIQKSIERTTAWAEKAITYHKEQQAKGIGVDQNIFAIIQGGTDKEFRKMSAQQLCAMTDFDGFAIGGLSVGEPNQDMYDTVEWTTDFMPLDKPRYLMGVGTPEDLIENIERGVDMFDCVMPTRNARNGTLFASTGRVNIKKAMYKEDPSPIDEECDCYTCQNFTKAYLNHLFRANEITYFRLASMHNIRYYLNLMTQAREAILEDNWVEFKKEFYEKRGK, from the coding sequence ATGGAATTTAAAATTGATGCAACTTCACATCATAAAGCAAGAGCATGTACGATAAAAACAGCCCACAGTGAGATAAAAACTCCTGTTTTTATGCCAGTAGGAACTCAAGCAACAGTAAAAGCACTTGATGCAAATGATTTATTATCAATGGGTGCTAAGATTATATTAGGAAACACATACCATTTATATTTAAGACCAGGAAGTAAACTTGTCAAAAAGTTTGGTGGACTTCATGGCTTTTCAAAGTTTCCAAACTCTTTTTTAACAGATAGTGGAGGCTTCCAAGCTTTCTCTTTAAGTGATAACTCAAAACCTGATGAAAATGGAATTACTTTTAAATCACATATTGATGGAAGTAAACACTACTTTACACCTCAAAGTGTACTTGATACACAGTATGATTTAGGTAGTGATATTATGATGATTTTAGATGACTTAGTGGCTCTTCCTAATACAAAAGAGAGAATTCAAAAATCTATTGAAAGAACAACTGCATGGGCAGAAAAAGCTATTACTTATCATAAAGAGCAACAAGCAAAAGGTATTGGAGTAGATCAAAATATCTTTGCAATTATTCAAGGTGGTACAGATAAAGAGTTTAGAAAAATGAGTGCCCAACAACTTTGTGCTATGACTGATTTTGATGGTTTTGCTATTGGTGGGCTATCTGTTGGAGAACCAAATCAAGATATGTATGATACAGTTGAGTGGACAACAGATTTTATGCCACTTGATAAACCAAGATACCTTATGGGAGTTGGAACTCCTGAGGACTTAATTGAGAATATTGAACGTGGTGTTGATATGTTTGATTGTGTTATGCCAACAAGAAATGCTAGAAATGGAACTTTATTTGCAAGTACAGGAAGAGTAAATATCAAAAAAGCAATGTATAAAGAAGACCCAAGTCCTATTGATGAAGAGTGCGATTGTTATACTTGCCAAAACTTTACAAAAGCCTATTTAAATCATTTATTCCGTGCCAATGAGATTACATATTTTAGACTTGCTTCAATGCATAATATTAGATACTACTTAAATCTTATGACTCAAGCTAGAGAAGCAATCTTAGAAGATAACTGGGTAGAGTTTAAAAAAGAGTTCTATGAAAAAAGAGGAAAATAA
- a CDS encoding COG3400 family protein yields the protein MKKILVILDGIVAKKLMKRIVESNTTENNYDVVYMNDAILPEQKPSNFTFYKFDPTSESKLAMVLDKDIHIQALVALNSKDEMLNVIKNIKARKNTLHISILDYWGIEIEDPYLNIYKGIEVLANGMVERLPNIPVMAQNIGLKQGEIMEIKIPFGSSYAYRYIGSIEQNEWKIFGLYRNERLINIKPSLILKPNDIILVIGKPRVLMQVYNAIGKSQGQFPMPFGHHLYFYLDMYIESKQRILDVIKEVKYLNNMFKSTKMIIRITRPTNVGVLDLIKESFKDDDSVLIRMDYHYEPMKKQLKNDMKKYDIGMVILTNEMFKVKEYAKEIKTLTIPIYKLGDELTGSIKKTTVLVNDINSYEQISPVIFDVASQLKTKTKIFDMDPIGEEEDKTTLLNHFENLAKIFNQKVEIISNDNNPIRELKKQTNTLQILPLKNEMFKQRFSWKFLYTNPDLISFDMKKYSQLLIPVIEE from the coding sequence ATGAAAAAGATATTAGTTATTCTTGATGGTATTGTTGCAAAAAAATTAATGAAAAGAATTGTTGAGTCAAATACGACAGAAAACAATTATGATGTAGTTTATATGAATGATGCAATATTGCCTGAGCAAAAACCTTCAAACTTTACATTTTATAAGTTTGACCCAACATCAGAATCTAAGTTAGCTATGGTACTTGATAAAGATATTCATATTCAAGCATTAGTAGCTCTTAACTCAAAAGATGAGATGTTAAATGTAATTAAAAATATAAAGGCACGAAAAAATACTTTGCATATTTCTATTTTAGATTACTGGGGGATTGAAATAGAAGATCCATATTTAAATATCTATAAAGGTATTGAAGTATTGGCAAATGGTATGGTTGAAAGACTTCCAAATATACCTGTTATGGCTCAAAACATAGGGTTAAAGCAAGGTGAAATTATGGAAATAAAAATTCCATTTGGTAGTTCATATGCCTATAGATATATTGGTTCTATTGAACAAAATGAGTGGAAAATATTTGGTCTATATAGAAATGAAAGATTAATAAATATTAAACCTTCACTTATTTTAAAACCAAATGACATAATTTTAGTAATTGGGAAACCACGAGTTTTAATGCAAGTATATAATGCAATAGGAAAATCACAAGGTCAATTTCCTATGCCTTTTGGACATCATTTATATTTTTATTTGGATATGTATATTGAGTCAAAACAAAGAATATTAGATGTGATCAAAGAAGTGAAGTATTTAAACAACATGTTTAAAAGTACAAAAATGATTATTAGAATAACTAGACCAACTAATGTTGGAGTACTTGATTTAATCAAAGAAAGTTTTAAAGATGATGATTCTGTTTTAATTAGAATGGATTATCACTATGAACCTATGAAAAAACAACTTAAAAATGATATGAAAAAGTATGATATTGGTATGGTTATTCTTACAAATGAAATGTTCAAAGTAAAAGAGTATGCAAAAGAGATTAAAACTCTAACAATACCAATTTATAAGCTAGGAGATGAACTAACAGGAAGTATCAAAAAAACAACTGTTTTAGTAAATGATATAAACTCTTATGAGCAAATTTCTCCTGTAATATTTGATGTTGCAAGTCAATTAAAAACAAAAACAAAAATTTTTGATATGGATCCAATTGGTGAAGAAGAGGATAAAACTACTTTATTAAATCACTTTGAAAATTTAGCAAAGATATTTAATCAAAAAGTTGAGATTATCTCAAATGATAATAATCCAATTAGAGAGCTTAAAAAACAAACGAATACTTTACAGATTTTACCGTTAAAAAATGAGATGTTTAAACAAAGATTCTCTTGGAAATTTTTATATACGAATCCTGATTTAATATCTTTTGATATGAAAAAATATAGTCAATTATTAATACCAGTTATTGAGGAATAA
- a CDS encoding succinyldiaminopimelate transaminase, whose amino-acid sequence MRFEKYPFEKLSELLKDITPNADYELSALTIGEPKFDTPQFIQDELKNTTSFLQKYPASAGLPELKEAMLSFVKNRFNVELQMSEIIPTFGTREVLFNFPQFALFDKENPVIAFTNPFYQIYEGAAIASRAEVIHIDLTKQNNFKATLSDEELKRCDLVILNYPNNPTSAEMTKEELGQWVKKALEFDFILVNDECYSEIYFDEKDKPVSLLEASVEVGNTSFKNVLVMNSISKRSSAPGLRSGFIAGDKEILEEYMQYRTYVGCASPVPLQKTAALAWSETSHVDGFRKIYKRNFELAQEILGIKPPKATFYIWLEVEDELEFTKNLYKEKHIKVLPGSFLGRNGIGKGYVRIALVENEERTKEVLTRLKDFIDG is encoded by the coding sequence ATGAGATTTGAAAAATACCCTTTTGAGAAGTTAAGTGAACTTTTAAAAGATATTACACCAAATGCAGATTACGAGCTATCAGCTTTAACAATTGGTGAACCAAAATTTGATACACCACAGTTTATTCAAGATGAGTTAAAAAACACAACTTCTTTTTTACAAAAATATCCAGCAAGTGCAGGATTACCAGAACTAAAAGAAGCAATGCTTTCTTTTGTAAAAAATAGATTTAATGTTGAATTACAAATGAGTGAAATTATACCAACTTTTGGTACGAGAGAAGTTTTATTTAACTTCCCTCAATTTGCACTTTTTGATAAGGAAAATCCAGTTATAGCTTTTACTAATCCTTTTTATCAAATCTATGAAGGTGCAGCAATTGCAAGTAGGGCAGAAGTTATTCATATTGATTTAACTAAGCAGAATAATTTTAAAGCAACACTTAGTGATGAAGAGTTAAAAAGATGTGACTTAGTGATTTTAAATTATCCAAATAATCCTACATCAGCAGAGATGACAAAGGAAGAGTTAGGGCAATGGGTTAAAAAGGCATTAGAGTTTGATTTTATTTTAGTAAATGATGAGTGCTACTCAGAGATTTATTTTGATGAAAAAGATAAACCTGTATCACTGCTTGAAGCAAGTGTTGAGGTTGGAAATACATCTTTTAAAAATGTACTTGTAATGAACTCTATTTCAAAAAGAAGTTCTGCTCCAGGTCTTAGAAGTGGATTTATTGCAGGAGATAAAGAGATTTTAGAAGAGTATATGCAATATAGAACATATGTTGGATGTGCAAGTCCGGTTCCTCTACAAAAAACAGCAGCCTTAGCTTGGAGTGAAACTTCTCATGTAGATGGATTTAGAAAAATATATAAAAGAAATTTTGAATTAGCACAAGAAATTTTAGGAATAAAACCTCCAAAAGCAACTTTTTATATCTGGCTTGAAGTAGAAGATGAATTAGAGTTTACAAAAAATCTTTATAAAGAAAAACACATAAAAGTATTACCTGGAAGTTTCCTTGGTAGAAATGGCATTGGAAAAGGTTATGTAAGAATTGCTTTAGTTGAGAATGAAGAAAGAACAAAAGAAGTATTAACTAGATTAAAGGACTTTATTGATGGATAA
- the murC gene encoding UDP-N-acetylmuramate--L-alanine ligase, protein MKVHFIGIGGIGLSALARFLKNDGYDVCGSDIKSSPITKALESEGIKVFCPQDAKNISDDLDIVIYSAAVTDENPELIEARLKQIRTISRKEALPIILGDKKNYCVAGAHGKSTTTAILASILESSALIGAISKDFGSNFRYINDLVAFEADESDASFLLSNPYCSIVTNAEPEHMEYYQYDYKKFFEAYKKFINLAEKRVLNGEDEYIKKLDIKEATYLYPSKDIKNLSYLLKDGEPHTKFDLKELGSFEVWGFGYHIAIDASLAILAALEELDVEQIRKNILNYKGIKKRFDIVQKNKDLVVVDDYAHHPTEIEATMKSVEVYDNLTNINKRVVIWQPHKYSRTNDNLEGFKKCFRRCDELVILPIWTIPGEQKIDIDFKKEFSMYNPTFTDSLKTTNGKIELIKDGKIIKTITDGIVLGVGAGDITYQLRHS, encoded by the coding sequence ATGAAAGTACATTTTATTGGTATTGGTGGAATAGGGCTTTCAGCCCTTGCAAGATTTTTAAAAAATGATGGTTATGATGTTTGTGGTTCTGATATAAAAAGTTCTCCTATTACAAAAGCATTAGAAAGTGAAGGCATTAAAGTTTTTTGTCCACAAGATGCAAAAAATATTAGCGATGATTTAGATATTGTTATTTATTCAGCTGCTGTTACAGATGAAAATCCTGAGTTAATTGAAGCAAGATTAAAACAAATAAGAACTATTTCAAGAAAAGAGGCTTTACCTATTATTTTAGGGGATAAGAAAAACTATTGTGTAGCAGGAGCACATGGTAAATCAACTACAACAGCAATCTTAGCTTCTATCTTAGAAAGTTCTGCACTAATTGGAGCTATTTCTAAAGATTTTGGTTCTAACTTTAGATATATAAATGATTTAGTTGCTTTTGAAGCTGATGAATCAGATGCTTCTTTTTTACTTTCAAATCCTTATTGCTCAATTGTTACAAATGCTGAACCAGAACATATGGAATACTATCAATATGACTATAAAAAGTTTTTTGAAGCCTATAAAAAGTTTATCAATTTAGCTGAAAAAAGAGTTTTAAATGGTGAAGATGAGTATATAAAAAAACTTGATATAAAAGAAGCAACTTACCTTTATCCAAGTAAAGATATTAAAAACTTATCATATCTTTTAAAAGATGGTGAGCCCCACACAAAATTTGATTTAAAAGAGCTTGGTTCTTTTGAAGTTTGGGGTTTTGGTTATCATATTGCAATTGACGCATCATTAGCTATTTTAGCAGCACTTGAAGAGCTTGATGTAGAGCAGATTAGAAAGAACATTTTAAACTATAAGGGAATCAAAAAAAGATTTGATATTGTCCAAAAAAATAAAGACCTTGTAGTAGTTGATGATTATGCTCATCATCCAACAGAAATTGAAGCTACAATGAAATCTGTTGAAGTGTATGATAACTTAACTAATATAAATAAAAGAGTTGTTATTTGGCAACCACATAAATATAGTAGAACCAATGACAATCTAGAAGGCTTTAAAAAGTGTTTTAGAAGATGTGATGAATTAGTTATATTACCAATTTGGACTATTCCTGGAGAACAAAAAATCGACATAGATTTTAAAAAAGAGTTTTCAATGTATAATCCTACTTTTACTGATAGTTTAAAAACTACTAATGGGAAAATAGAACTTATAAAAGATGGAAAAATTATTAAAACAATTACAGATGGTATAGTTTTAGGTGTAGGAGCTGGTGATATAACATACCAATTAAGACATAGTTAG
- the nhaA gene encoding Na+/H+ antiporter NhaA produces MKILVKKFMKSESTSGLILIFVTIIALLLRNSDYSGFYTTFLHTNITFKIESILDIDKPLILWINDGLMAIFFLLIGLEIKRELIAGHLSSPSKIALPAIAALGGMVVPAVIFVIFNYGDDFALRGWAIPTATDIAFALGILSLLGKRVPTTLKIFLMALAIFDDLGAILIIAMFYTSDLSFHAISMAAICILLLIILNRFHVTKLGFYWIIGAILWIFVLKSGVHATLAGIIVAFTIPLNAINEKRRRVSPAKTVEHQLHYWVAFYILPLFAFVNAGVDLRDMSIEKITTGVSLGVILGLFVGKQLGVFLFTFLAVKYKLANLPKCATWQQIYGVSVLTGIGFTMSLFINSLAYNESDVFFYTDKLAILIGSFLSGILGYLIIRFSKGKKMCST; encoded by the coding sequence ATGAAAATATTAGTTAAAAAGTTTATGAAAAGTGAGTCAACTTCTGGACTTATTTTGATATTTGTAACAATTATAGCTTTACTCTTACGAAACTCTGATTATTCTGGGTTTTATACTACTTTTTTACATACTAATATCACTTTTAAAATTGAAAGTATTTTAGATATTGATAAACCATTAATTTTGTGGATAAATGATGGTTTGATGGCTATTTTCTTCTTACTTATTGGTTTGGAAATAAAAAGAGAACTTATAGCAGGTCATCTTTCCAGTCCTTCCAAAATAGCACTTCCAGCAATAGCTGCACTTGGAGGAATGGTAGTACCAGCTGTTATCTTTGTAATATTTAATTATGGGGATGACTTTGCTTTACGAGGCTGGGCAATTCCTACAGCAACTGATATTGCTTTTGCTTTAGGTATTTTATCCCTTTTAGGAAAAAGAGTGCCAACAACCTTAAAAATCTTTTTAATGGCACTTGCTATTTTTGATGATTTAGGTGCTATTTTAATTATTGCAATGTTCTATACTTCAGATTTATCTTTTCATGCTATATCTATGGCAGCAATTTGTATTTTGCTTCTAATTATTTTAAATAGATTTCATGTGACAAAATTAGGTTTTTACTGGATTATAGGTGCAATACTTTGGATTTTTGTATTAAAGTCAGGTGTTCATGCAACTTTAGCAGGAATTATTGTTGCTTTTACAATTCCATTAAATGCAATAAATGAAAAAAGAAGAAGAGTCTCTCCTGCAAAAACAGTAGAACATCAACTTCATTATTGGGTTGCTTTTTATATTTTGCCTCTATTTGCTTTCGTAAATGCAGGAGTTGATTTAAGAGATATGTCAATAGAAAAAATAACTACAGGTGTTTCATTAGGTGTTATTCTTGGTCTTTTTGTTGGAAAACAATTAGGAGTATTTTTATTTACTTTTTTAGCTGTTAAATATAAATTAGCAAATCTTCCTAAATGTGCAACTTGGCAACAGATATATGGAGTTTCTGTTTTAACTGGTATTGGGTTTACAATGAGTTTGTTTATTAATTCACTAGCTTATAATGAATCAGATGTATTTTTTTACACTGATAAGTTAGCTATATTAATTGGTTCTTTTTTATCTGGTATTTTAGGATATTTAATAATTAGATTCTCTAAGGGTAAAAAAATGTGTAGTACCTAA